In a genomic window of Barnesiella propionica:
- a CDS encoding FtsL-like putative cell division protein: protein MGANAEKKTETGMTAFQILKKTVQGRIFSDELFYKHWKNIGIVVLLIFAFISNRYSCQSKIKEINTLKYKLTNARSEYLKQSAHYRGMIRQSQIQDLVEKQQLNLGIPMYPPYKLEREDYGEKD from the coding sequence ATGGGAGCAAATGCAGAGAAAAAAACTGAAACCGGGATGACCGCTTTTCAAATTCTAAAAAAAACGGTACAGGGACGAATTTTCTCGGATGAGCTTTTTTATAAACACTGGAAGAACATCGGGATAGTCGTTCTACTGATATTTGCATTTATCAGTAACCGGTATTCCTGTCAATCAAAAATAAAAGAAATCAACACCCTGAAATATAAATTAACGAATGCCCGTTCGGAATATCTTAAACAATCGGCCCACTACAGAGGTATGATACGTCAGTCACAAATACAAGACTTAGTAGAAAAACAACAACTTAATCTGGGCATTCCCATGTATCCACCTTATAAATTGGAAAGAGAGGACTATGGCGAAAAAGACTAA
- the rsmH gene encoding 16S rRNA (cytosine(1402)-N(4))-methyltransferase RsmH produces the protein MQKPIYHIPALLNECMAGLNLKPDGIYVDVTFGGGGHSREILRLLNNSGHLYAFDQDEDAEQNIIEDKRFTFIRSNFRFLKNFMKFHHVTKIDGILADLGVSFHHFDDSQRGFSFRFEGRLDMRMNKHADLTAEDIINTYNEERLADILYLYGELKTSRKIASALVKARNTGKIETTEQLLSIVKPFISNKQEKKELAQLFQALRIEVNHEMDSLKQLLQQSSSLLKPGGRLVILTYHSLEDRMVKNFLKTGNIEGQTKKDFYGKINTPFKLINNKVITPSDEEIERNPRSRSAKLRIAEKI, from the coding sequence ATGCAAAAGCCTATATATCATATACCTGCATTATTGAATGAATGTATGGCCGGTCTCAACCTGAAACCGGACGGGATCTATGTCGACGTTACATTCGGGGGAGGAGGACATTCCCGTGAGATATTACGTCTGCTGAATAATAGCGGCCATTTATATGCATTCGACCAGGATGAAGATGCTGAACAAAATATCATAGAAGACAAACGGTTTACATTCATACGCAGTAATTTTCGGTTCCTCAAAAATTTTATGAAGTTTCACCATGTCACGAAAATAGATGGAATCTTAGCCGATCTGGGGGTATCATTCCACCATTTTGACGATTCGCAACGAGGATTTTCTTTTCGCTTTGAAGGAAGACTGGACATGCGCATGAATAAACATGCAGATCTTACCGCCGAAGATATTATCAACACCTATAATGAGGAGCGTTTGGCAGACATCCTGTACTTATACGGAGAGCTGAAAACATCCAGAAAAATAGCTTCCGCCCTGGTAAAAGCCAGGAATACAGGAAAAATCGAAACGACAGAGCAATTACTGTCAATTGTAAAGCCTTTTATCAGCAATAAACAAGAAAAAAAAGAATTGGCACAACTCTTTCAGGCATTACGGATAGAAGTAAATCATGAAATGGACAGTCTGAAACAATTATTGCAACAATCGTCCTCTCTATTAAAACCCGGCGGAAGGCTGGTCATTCTTACCTATCATTCGCTGGAAGACCGCATGGTAAAGAATTTTTTAAAGACAGGGAATATAGAAGGACAAACTAAAAAAGATTTTTACGGAAAAATAAATACGCCGTTCAAGCTGATCAATAATAAAGTAATCACACCTTCGGATGAGGAAATAGAAAGGAATCCCCGGTCACGAAGCGCAAAATTAAGAATAGCAGAAAAAATATAA
- a CDS encoding 1-acyl-sn-glycerol-3-phosphate acyltransferase, which yields MESLSPLQLDVEEIVKNKAPKYASKIPGFAFRYLERVICQEGLNELLRENHGKEGVEFATAVLSDLNVSIKVIGEENIPDEGRFTFASNHPLGGLDGMGLISWFGKKYEGKIKFMVNDLLMNVKPLAPVFLPINKHGGQAKGSTEIINKAYESDDQILVFPAGLVSRRQGKDIRDLEWKKAFITKTVQFRRDIIPLYFDGLNSGRFYKFAQIRKRLGLKFNIEMIYLPSEMFKSRNKTFRVYVGKPIPWQSLDKSKTVAEWAEYIKDIVYHIKK from the coding sequence ATGGAATCTTTGTCACCGCTGCAATTAGATGTAGAAGAAATTGTAAAAAATAAAGCTCCCAAGTATGCTTCCAAGATACCTGGTTTTGCCTTTCGTTATCTGGAACGGGTTATTTGCCAGGAAGGGTTAAATGAATTATTGCGGGAGAATCATGGGAAAGAAGGGGTGGAATTTGCAACAGCTGTCCTGTCTGATCTGAATGTTTCCATAAAAGTTATCGGTGAAGAAAATATACCGGATGAGGGTCGTTTTACCTTTGCTTCCAATCATCCTTTAGGTGGGCTTGACGGCATGGGATTAATTTCTTGGTTCGGCAAGAAGTATGAAGGTAAAATTAAATTTATGGTTAATGATCTGCTGATGAATGTGAAGCCTTTGGCTCCTGTTTTTTTGCCGATTAATAAACATGGCGGACAGGCAAAAGGGTCTACCGAGATCATTAATAAAGCATATGAATCGGATGATCAGATACTGGTTTTTCCTGCAGGTCTCGTTTCCCGCCGCCAAGGAAAAGATATCAGGGATCTGGAATGGAAAAAGGCATTTATAACTAAAACCGTCCAATTCCGACGGGATATAATCCCTCTTTATTTCGACGGGCTTAACAGCGGTCGGTTTTATAAGTTTGCACAAATTCGTAAACGTTTAGGTCTCAAATTCAATATAGAAATGATATATTTGCCAAGTGAAATGTTCAAAAGCCGGAACAAGACTTTTCGGGTTTACGTAGGTAAGCCTATTCCTTGGCAATCTTTGGATAAGTCAAAGACTGTTGCGGAGTGGGCAGAATATATTAAAGACATAGTTTATCACATTAAAAAATAA
- a CDS encoding GNAT family N-acetyltransferase: protein MEDFISPVDKDLLKSELTLERFMRDTRKGDNKIYIVNCNNAPNVMREIGRLREIAFRTAGGGTGRSMDIDEFDTMEEPCQQLIVWNPEAEEIIGGYRFILGENIRYDENGRPCIATSHMFDFSPEFIRDYMPHTLELGRSFVTLEYQSSKAGAKGLFALDNLWDGLGALTVDYPQIEYFFGKVTMYPSYSTEGRNMILYFLNKHFPDPQHLVWPRMPLKTNTDEEKMKDLFIYDSFKDDYKVLNQQVRALGYNIPPLVNAYMGLSPTMRMFGTAINDEFGDVEETGILIAVKEILEEKRSRYIETYDKLPPIKIS, encoded by the coding sequence ATGGAAGATTTTATATCCCCGGTGGACAAGGACTTATTGAAGTCGGAGCTCACTCTCGAAAGATTTATGAGGGATACTCGTAAGGGTGATAATAAAATATATATCGTCAATTGCAATAACGCTCCGAATGTTATGCGTGAAATAGGACGCTTGCGTGAGATCGCTTTTCGTACCGCCGGTGGAGGTACGGGACGTTCGATGGATATAGACGAGTTTGATACCATGGAAGAGCCTTGTCAGCAGTTGATAGTCTGGAATCCCGAGGCGGAAGAAATAATCGGGGGATATAGGTTCATTTTGGGAGAAAATATCCGTTATGATGAAAACGGGAGGCCGTGTATCGCTACATCACACATGTTTGATTTTTCACCTGAGTTCATTAGGGATTATATGCCGCATACTCTGGAGTTAGGACGTTCTTTTGTAACACTTGAATATCAGTCTTCCAAGGCAGGAGCTAAAGGTCTTTTCGCTTTGGATAATTTGTGGGACGGTTTGGGTGCATTGACGGTCGATTATCCTCAGATAGAATACTTCTTCGGCAAAGTAACCATGTATCCTTCGTATTCTACGGAGGGAAGAAATATGATCCTTTATTTTTTGAACAAGCATTTTCCCGACCCCCAGCACTTAGTTTGGCCGCGTATGCCTTTAAAGACAAATACTGATGAGGAAAAAATGAAAGATCTGTTCATATATGATTCTTTTAAAGACGATTATAAAGTGCTGAACCAGCAGGTGCGTGCACTGGGTTACAATATACCGCCTTTAGTAAATGCATATATGGGTTTATCTCCTACCATGCGTATGTTCGGTACGGCGATAAACGATGAGTTCGGTGATGTGGAAGAGACAGGAATTCTTATTGCGGTAAAAGAAATACTGGAAGAAAAACGCAGTCGTTATATAGAGACTTATGATAAGTTGCCGCCTATCAAGATATCGTGA
- a CDS encoding WG repeat-containing protein, producing MKIGIYLGVILLGICFSCKKDPVSRLESVDLLVLYGEDSCRFVQPDGKEMLVSNYKESSLGYDGMFLVKDQADGKWGYADEDGNYLLPSVYRSASVFSEGKAWVVRQNEAPGLIDTKGRLKFTLRDAYETRIFRDGLAAYSLRNGKWGFVDGKGNTIIIPDYIAVTDFINGIAAVCFRDKRWGYIRRDGSLIFDKKFETAFPFSQNSLAVVKEGGKYKVINREGKEIFVSQGDKLLPDGKWFRILQAGKWGWCNEKGEIIIKPVFEETGYFYDEGLAPVKIRKKWGYIDTKGRMKIKRQFREAYPFIGERAAVRVDNSYGFIDKSGRFIVNPQYNAISDDYLSQALQSSSYYNSVVTDVVRR from the coding sequence ATGAAAATAGGAATATATCTGGGGGTTATCTTATTAGGTATCTGCTTTTCCTGTAAAAAAGATCCGGTTTCCCGGCTTGAGTCGGTAGATTTACTGGTGTTATACGGGGAAGATAGCTGCCGTTTTGTGCAGCCTGACGGAAAGGAGATGTTGGTTTCTAATTATAAAGAATCATCTCTCGGATATGACGGAATGTTCTTGGTAAAAGATCAAGCGGATGGAAAGTGGGGATATGCGGATGAAGATGGAAACTATCTCCTACCTTCGGTGTACCGGTCGGCTTCCGTGTTTTCGGAAGGCAAAGCCTGGGTAGTCCGACAGAATGAAGCACCCGGCCTGATAGATACGAAAGGACGGTTAAAGTTTACACTACGGGATGCCTATGAGACTCGTATATTCCGGGATGGATTGGCTGCTTATTCGTTGAGGAACGGGAAATGGGGCTTTGTAGACGGGAAAGGAAATACGATTATTATTCCCGATTATATCGCAGTTACTGATTTTATAAATGGCATAGCGGCGGTTTGTTTCCGGGATAAAAGATGGGGGTATATCAGGAGAGACGGTTCATTGATTTTCGACAAGAAATTTGAAACTGCTTTCCCGTTTTCTCAAAACAGTCTTGCGGTCGTGAAAGAAGGCGGAAAATATAAGGTGATAAATAGAGAAGGGAAAGAAATTTTTGTATCGCAGGGCGACAAGTTGTTGCCTGATGGAAAATGGTTCCGGATATTGCAGGCCGGGAAATGGGGGTGGTGTAATGAAAAGGGTGAGATCATCATAAAACCTGTATTTGAAGAAACCGGATATTTTTATGATGAAGGACTGGCTCCTGTTAAGATACGTAAGAAATGGGGGTATATAGATACGAAAGGGAGAATGAAGATTAAAAGACAGTTCCGGGAAGCTTATCCGTTCATTGGAGAGAGAGCAGCAGTACGAGTAGATAACAGTTATGGATTTATAGATAAGTCCGGCCGTTTTATTGTCAATCCTCAATATAACGCTATCTCTGATGATTATCTAAGTCAAGCTCTCCAAAGTTCGTCATATTATAATTCTGTCGTTACGGATGTAGTCCGGCGTTAA
- a CDS encoding GIN domain-containing protein: MKKIFLTITALAIGFTFFCFSENRTATEKQYTQKIHVDDFYKVKILNNFNVIHRINPDSAGYVVITGDTGTSEYISVNCKKGELIIKYTDTKKPEGNLADITLYSTALESAEYNGDLRMNLPDKLTGSLLSLKLTGNGSILAPDVNFSIVKASILTGKGYIDISGSCREADLSVTGVGEIRAHKLKARDVRCSIYGNASIGCFAEKTLKAKATGNGTVYYEGNPNIKKIALGNIKVLPLSGKNETQEQNTL, from the coding sequence ATGAAAAAAATATTTTTGACAATAACGGCTCTGGCCATAGGATTCACCTTTTTCTGTTTTTCAGAAAACCGCACAGCAACAGAAAAGCAATATACTCAAAAGATACACGTAGATGATTTTTATAAAGTAAAAATCCTTAACAATTTCAATGTTATCCATCGTATAAATCCCGATTCGGCAGGCTATGTGGTGATCACCGGCGACACCGGAACTTCCGAATATATTTCGGTTAATTGTAAAAAAGGCGAACTAATCATAAAATATACCGACACCAAAAAACCGGAAGGAAATCTGGCAGACATCACCCTATATTCCACAGCCTTAGAATCGGCAGAATATAACGGAGACTTGCGAATGAATCTACCCGACAAACTAACCGGAAGCTTATTATCGCTTAAATTGACCGGAAACGGCTCCATACTGGCTCCCGACGTCAATTTCAGCATTGTAAAGGCATCCATACTCACCGGAAAAGGATATATAGACATCAGCGGCAGTTGCCGCGAAGCAGACTTATCGGTAACAGGTGTGGGAGAAATACGGGCACATAAATTAAAAGCCAGGGATGTACGATGCTCTATTTACGGAAACGCATCCATCGGTTGCTTTGCGGAGAAAACATTAAAGGCCAAAGCTACCGGAAATGGCACAGTATATTATGAAGGGAATCCCAACATCAAGAAAATTGCATTAGGAAATATAAAAGTATTACCTCTGTCCGGAAAAAACGAAACCCAAGAACAAAATACTCTGTAA
- the dusB gene encoding tRNA dihydrouridine synthase DusB — MKIGDIDFGKYPVLLAPMEDVTDPSFRLLCKEFGADMVYTEFISSDALIRSINRTRQKLTISKKERPVAMQIYGRETDAMVEAAQICEAAQPDILDINFGCPVKKVAGKGAGAGMLKDIPKMLEITAAVVKAVQIPVTVKTRLGWDHESKIIVSLAEQLQDCGIAALTIHGRTRSQMYTGEADWALIGEVKNNPRIHIPIIGNGDVTTPEVAYEKFNRYGIDAIMVGRASIGRPWIFRDIKHFLKYGEHAPALSSKEKLDVLYRQIQESIDRLDEYRGILHIRRHLATTPVFKGIPNFKETRIAMLRANTKEELLKIIKDVEINQLDQ; from the coding sequence ATGAAAATAGGAGATATAGATTTCGGTAAATACCCCGTATTATTAGCACCCATGGAAGATGTTACAGATCCATCCTTCCGGTTATTGTGTAAAGAATTCGGGGCCGACATGGTATATACCGAATTTATATCCAGTGACGCACTTATCCGTAGTATAAATCGCACCCGGCAAAAACTGACGATTAGTAAAAAAGAAAGGCCCGTAGCCATGCAGATATACGGACGTGAAACCGATGCTATGGTGGAAGCGGCTCAAATATGCGAAGCAGCTCAACCCGACATTCTGGATATCAATTTCGGATGCCCGGTAAAAAAAGTTGCAGGAAAAGGTGCGGGAGCCGGTATGCTCAAAGACATACCTAAAATGCTGGAAATAACAGCAGCCGTCGTAAAAGCCGTGCAAATACCCGTTACGGTAAAGACTCGGCTGGGTTGGGACCATGAATCAAAAATCATTGTTTCCCTGGCAGAACAATTACAGGATTGCGGCATAGCAGCCTTAACCATACATGGTCGCACACGCAGCCAGATGTATACCGGAGAAGCAGACTGGGCCCTGATAGGAGAAGTAAAGAATAATCCCCGTATACACATACCTATTATCGGGAACGGTGACGTGACTACTCCCGAAGTGGCTTATGAAAAATTCAACCGTTACGGGATAGACGCCATTATGGTGGGCCGGGCATCTATCGGAAGACCCTGGATATTCCGGGACATAAAACATTTCCTGAAATACGGAGAACACGCACCAGCCCTCTCTTCAAAAGAAAAGCTGGATGTCCTGTACCGTCAGATACAGGAAAGTATAGACCGGCTGGACGAATATCGCGGGATATTGCACATAAGACGGCATCTGGCCACTACTCCTGTTTTCAAAGGCATTCCCAATTTCAAGGAAACGCGGATAGCCATGTTGCGCGCTAACACGAAAGAGGAATTATTAAAAATCATCAAGGACGTTGAAATCAATCAGCTCGATCAGTAA
- a CDS encoding M16 family metallopeptidase has product MPYQTYTLSNGLRIIHRPTSSAVSYCGFTVNAGTRDESTGKFGLAHFVEHMIFKGTTHRRSWHILNRMETVGGELNAYTTKEETVIYSVFLEEHLSRAMDLLADLVINSQFPAHELEKEREVILDEINSYRDTPSELIYDEFENRLFSGHALGHNILGSQKDLESLCSEDGHIFLTQQYHPGNMIFFSMGKTEFKKIIRLAEHFFSALPLSSHKNNRIPPGHNPPFHIQEKMETFQAHTILGTRAYHMFDPKRHSLYLLNNILGGPGMNSLLNVSLREKTGYVYNVESSVTSYTDTGIFSIYFGSDPKNTEKCLQLIHKELNRLRTTALTQNQLNAAKKQLLGQLGVATENKENTALNMGKNFLHYGSCSTTEEVARRIESITSKEILETANELFSEEKLSTLIFH; this is encoded by the coding sequence ATGCCCTACCAAACATATACATTATCTAACGGACTTCGAATTATTCATCGTCCTACGAGTTCTGCAGTCTCATACTGCGGCTTTACTGTCAATGCCGGAACCCGGGATGAATCAACCGGCAAATTCGGTCTGGCCCACTTCGTAGAACATATGATATTTAAAGGAACTACACATCGCAGATCCTGGCATATACTAAACCGGATGGAAACGGTAGGCGGCGAACTCAATGCATATACGACAAAAGAAGAAACCGTTATATATTCCGTATTTCTGGAAGAACATCTCTCGAGAGCAATGGATCTGCTGGCCGATCTGGTCATAAACTCTCAATTCCCGGCCCACGAACTTGAAAAAGAACGTGAAGTAATCCTGGACGAAATAAATTCATACCGGGATACTCCATCGGAACTTATCTATGATGAATTTGAAAACCGTTTATTCTCAGGACACGCACTAGGCCACAACATATTAGGAAGCCAGAAAGATCTGGAATCATTATGCTCCGAAGACGGTCACATATTCCTTACTCAACAATATCATCCGGGCAATATGATATTTTTCTCTATGGGAAAGACCGAATTTAAAAAAATCATCAGACTGGCCGAACATTTCTTTTCCGCCCTCCCTCTTTCTTCTCACAAGAACAACCGGATACCCCCCGGACACAATCCGCCATTTCACATACAGGAAAAAATGGAAACATTTCAGGCACATACTATCCTGGGTACCAGGGCATACCATATGTTCGATCCCAAGCGCCACTCTCTGTACTTATTGAACAATATTCTGGGCGGTCCCGGCATGAACAGCCTGCTCAATGTATCGCTACGAGAAAAGACAGGATATGTTTACAACGTTGAATCATCGGTAACTTCTTATACCGATACCGGAATATTTTCCATTTATTTCGGTTCAGATCCGAAAAACACGGAAAAATGCCTCCAACTCATACATAAAGAACTAAACCGCCTCAGAACTACCGCATTGACTCAGAACCAACTTAACGCCGCGAAAAAACAATTGTTAGGACAACTAGGCGTAGCCACCGAAAACAAAGAAAATACCGCACTGAATATGGGAAAGAATTTCTTGCATTACGGCTCCTGCAGTACCACGGAGGAGGTTGCCCGGCGTATCGAAAGTATCACTTCAAAAGAAATCCTGGAAACAGCAAACGAATTGTTTTCCGAAGAAAAACTATCCACCCTTATCTTTCATTAG
- a CDS encoding ribonuclease H1 domain-containing protein, with amino-acid sequence MTKYKYYVVWEGLAPGIYDSWEECRQQVENVKGAKYKSFDSREAAIKAFRGKPEEHIGLLKQIAGHADKKNETVKQAGQAKLPAAVIPDSLAVDAACSGNPGDMEYRGVYTATGEEIFRMGPMPQGTNNIGEFLAIVHGLALMKQRNICIPLYSDSRNALAWVRQKKCKTQLVETPVNAPIFELIRRAEKWLQINVYSNLLLKWETKEWGEIPADFGRK; translated from the coding sequence ATGACAAAATATAAATATTATGTAGTATGGGAAGGACTGGCACCGGGAATATATGATTCCTGGGAAGAATGCCGCCAACAAGTAGAGAACGTAAAAGGAGCCAAATATAAAAGTTTCGATTCGCGTGAAGCTGCCATAAAAGCATTCCGGGGAAAACCGGAAGAGCATATAGGACTCCTGAAACAAATCGCCGGACATGCGGATAAAAAAAACGAAACAGTAAAACAAGCAGGACAAGCAAAACTCCCGGCCGCCGTTATTCCGGACAGCCTTGCCGTAGATGCCGCCTGTAGCGGAAATCCGGGAGACATGGAATACCGGGGGGTATATACTGCCACAGGAGAAGAAATATTCAGAATGGGTCCCATGCCGCAAGGCACCAACAATATAGGAGAATTTCTGGCCATTGTTCACGGTCTCGCACTTATGAAACAACGAAACATCTGCATACCGTTATATAGCGACAGCCGGAATGCCCTGGCTTGGGTCAGACAAAAAAAATGCAAAACACAACTTGTCGAAACCCCGGTAAATGCACCGATATTCGAACTGATAAGACGAGCCGAAAAATGGCTCCAAATAAATGTATATTCCAACCTGCTATTGAAATGGGAAACAAAAGAATGGGGTGAGATTCCGGCAGACTTCGGAAGAAAATGA
- a CDS encoding tetratricopeptide repeat protein, whose protein sequence is MRRIRLYICVLAFVGILSACDNSKRDSERWLREGLALVNKGDSITRDECVEAQSLFAWAIEQDAGNMDVYFHKTLCDLLLWEPESAYRTAGEALKQIGNGDHYLKPYFLTVRGMIDYDRKEMNLSRKSLEEALKIYEQRISRNPVNLDNILNKSILLISLGRKEDAEDFINNLPQKQEDKDLLSRMAREYDPDDFGISWREKNAALK, encoded by the coding sequence ATGCGAAGAATAAGATTATATATCTGTGTATTGGCGTTCGTGGGTATTTTATCTGCTTGCGATAATTCGAAGAGAGACTCGGAACGGTGGCTGCGTGAAGGTCTTGCTCTGGTGAACAAGGGAGATTCTATTACCCGGGATGAATGTGTAGAAGCCCAGTCTCTTTTCGCCTGGGCTATCGAACAAGATGCCGGTAATATGGATGTGTATTTCCATAAAACATTATGCGATTTATTGCTCTGGGAGCCTGAAAGCGCATATCGCACGGCCGGAGAGGCTTTGAAACAGATCGGGAATGGCGATCATTATCTGAAACCTTATTTTCTTACGGTGCGGGGAATGATCGATTATGATCGTAAGGAGATGAATTTATCCCGCAAGTCTCTGGAGGAGGCTTTAAAAATCTATGAACAGCGGATAAGCCGGAATCCCGTAAATCTGGATAATATATTGAATAAGTCTATTTTGCTGATATCACTCGGCAGGAAAGAAGACGCGGAAGATTTTATTAATAATTTGCCTCAAAAACAGGAAGATAAGGATCTATTGTCGAGAATGGCGAGAGAGTATGATCCTGACGATTTCGGGATATCGTGGAGGGAAAAGAATGCGGCACTCAAATAA
- a CDS encoding shikimate kinase translates to MKRVFLVGYMGAGKTTLGRKVAERTGLSFIDLDCYIEARYHKSVSMIFAERGETSFREIEREMLHEVGEFDNVLIATGGGTPCFYSNMDYMNDRGLTVYLDTSEETLFCRLKQSRNKRPLVASKADDELRFFIGNALSQRSCHYKKSRLIFDANRLDGYEELDKSAALLSVLIEEYYRKKNDQCEEEDS, encoded by the coding sequence ATGAAAAGGGTTTTTTTAGTAGGCTATATGGGGGCCGGTAAAACGACTTTGGGCCGGAAGGTGGCAGAAAGAACGGGACTTTCCTTTATTGATCTGGACTGTTATATAGAGGCTCGCTATCATAAAAGCGTATCTATGATATTCGCCGAAAGGGGAGAGACTTCTTTCCGGGAAATTGAGAGGGAAATGTTGCATGAGGTAGGGGAGTTTGACAATGTGCTTATTGCTACCGGAGGTGGTACTCCCTGTTTTTATAGCAATATGGATTATATGAATGACCGTGGTCTGACTGTGTATCTCGATACTTCCGAAGAAACTTTATTCTGCAGACTGAAACAGTCGAGGAACAAGCGTCCGTTAGTTGCATCTAAAGCCGATGACGAGTTACGTTTTTTTATTGGAAATGCTTTGTCTCAACGTTCCTGTCACTATAAAAAGTCCAGACTGATTTTTGATGCGAACCGTTTGGACGGTTATGAGGAATTGGATAAATCGGCTGCCCTTCTGTCTGTTCTTATAGAAGAATATTATCGGAAAAAAAATGATCAATGTGAGGAGGAAGATTCCTGA
- a CDS encoding alanine dehydrogenase: MKDSYSPQSAGGLHPQEQLLGTPVSRNHLCIGLPKEESNGEKRFPLTPEGVAILVANGYRVRIESQAGNVINYSDYHYAEAGAEIVNTGEVYRCDLVLKTTPLSVQEAGFIRPGALLFTLLQPQYQSPEVLKILLQKRIIAIAYDLISNESHHYPFADMLAEVEGRASVVVASELMSNRSGGKGILLGGISGVAPSEVVIIGAGLAGRAAAHSALAQGALVRLFDNDVYRLRLARQEIDYSLFTSNLHPHVLKNALHSADVVISTEVMPGGKLTEENVKEMKKGALLFDLCMDRGGCSETSLCSDRPCDRVYEKHGVLHYCLSSVGSTVARTAAMAMSNLFVSLFLEFGEQGGVQGRIESCEGFRRAVYLYGGRVVNHDLSVRCGFPYYDMSLFVSMF; the protein is encoded by the coding sequence ATGAAAGATAGTTATTCTCCACAATCGGCCGGTGGCTTACATCCGCAGGAACAGTTGCTGGGAACTCCGGTTTCCCGTAATCATTTATGTATAGGTCTGCCTAAAGAGGAGAGTAACGGTGAAAAGAGGTTTCCTCTCACACCCGAAGGCGTGGCTATATTGGTTGCTAACGGTTATCGGGTGAGGATAGAGTCCCAGGCCGGGAATGTTATCAATTATTCGGACTACCATTATGCCGAGGCTGGTGCCGAGATTGTAAATACAGGCGAAGTATATCGTTGCGACCTTGTGTTGAAAACGACACCGTTGTCTGTGCAGGAGGCTGGGTTTATAAGACCGGGTGCCCTTTTATTTACTTTACTGCAACCTCAATATCAATCTCCTGAAGTTTTGAAGATTCTTTTGCAAAAGCGTATTATCGCCATTGCATATGATTTGATATCTAACGAATCTCATCATTATCCTTTTGCCGATATGCTGGCAGAGGTCGAGGGACGGGCGTCGGTCGTGGTCGCTTCGGAACTGATGAGCAACCGGTCGGGGGGCAAGGGTATTTTATTGGGGGGCATTTCCGGGGTAGCGCCTTCGGAAGTTGTTATCATAGGTGCCGGTCTTGCCGGCCGGGCTGCAGCACATTCTGCCCTGGCGCAAGGAGCTCTGGTGCGTTTATTCGATAATGACGTTTATCGTTTACGTTTAGCCCGCCAGGAGATAGATTATTCCTTATTCACATCCAACTTGCATCCTCATGTGTTGAAAAATGCATTACATTCGGCCGATGTCGTTATTAGTACCGAAGTAATGCCGGGAGGTAAATTGACAGAAGAGAATGTGAAGGAGATGAAAAAGGGTGCATTGCTGTTCGACCTATGTATGGACAGGGGAGGCTGTTCCGAGACTTCATTATGTAGCGACAGGCCTTGTGACCGGGTGTATGAAAAACATGGAGTCCTGCATTATTGCCTCTCCAGTGTGGGTTCGACGGTTGCCCGTACGGCGGCGATGGCTATGAGTAATTTGTTTGTTTCTCTATTCTTGGAGTTCGGGGAGCAAGGCGGAGTACAAGGACGTATTGAGTCTTGTGAAGGATTCCGGCGGGCTGTTTATCTTTATGGCGGTCGCGTAGTAAATCATGATTTGAGCGTACGTTGCGGTTTTCCCTATTATGACATGAGTTTGTTTGTTTCTATGTTTTGA